Part of the Prunus dulcis chromosome 8, ALMONDv2, whole genome shotgun sequence genome is shown below.
GAGCTGGTATTGAAGTTGCATCAGTTTCTGCAGGAGAAGAGGTATCTACTGGTTCTTGATGATATTTGGGAAACAAAGGTCTGGGATAGCTTGCAATCTGCATTTCCAAATGGGAAGATGGGAAGTAAGGTGATGCTCACCACCCGAAATAAGGAAGTTGCTTTATATGCAGATGCAATGAGCGAACCCATTGAGCCGCAATTTTTAACACAAGATGAAAGCTTGGAACTGTTCCGCAAGAAAGCATTCCCGGGAATGAATGAAATGCCTTCTGATTTGGAGAAACTCGGAAGAGAGATGATGGCAAAATGTGGTGGTCTTCCACTAGCAGTGGTGGTGCTTGGAGGATTGTTGTCCACGAAAAGGAAGACTGCAGAGGAATGGACACGCGTGCTACAAAACATCAACTGGCGCCTGATTGGTCAAGATCGCGTTTCTGCAGTTTTAGCTCTAAGCTACAATGATTTGCCTTTCCACTTAAAATCCTGTTTTCTCTATTTGGGTCTTTTCCCCGAGGATTCCTCTATATCGAAAAGAAAGTTGATACACTTGTGGGTTGCAGAAGGATTCTTACCACAACAAGGAGAAGAAGTGGCGGAAGGTGTTGCTGAAAATTGCTTAAACGAGTTGATTGATAGGTGCATGGTCCAGGTGGGAACCTCACTTGGAAGGGTTAAAACTATTCGGATGCATGATCTTCTCAGAGACTTCTCTGTCTCGAAGGGGAAGGAGGAGtgttttcttgaaatttaTGGTAGGCACAAATTTGAACAACGGACCAAATCTCGGAGGCTTGCAATCCATGTTGAAGATAAACGGTATGTTTTTCTAAAGCGGTATGCCCCCTACTTACGCTCCCTTCAATTTTTCAAGATAGGACATGCAGAAATTGGCTTTATTTACAAGGATTTCAAGTTGCTTAGGGTCCTAGATGGTGTTCCCGCGCAATCCCGGGCACTAGGTGCAGTAGGAAACCTAGTTCAACTGAGGTATCTAGGATTAGTAAATAAATCTGATTTTAAGCATGCGAGATCATTAAAGAGCTGGGCTAGGTTCGCTTTCGAGCTGCCTCGATCGATTGGAAAATTGAAGAATCTACTGATACTTAAACTAGAAAATTGCATTCCTGATGTTATTTGGAAGATGAAGAATTTGAGGCATTTGTTCCTTTCTGGAACCAACCCTACGAATCTTAGACTGGATACCTTGAGCAATTTACGGAcgctaaaaaatttagggagTGGAAGATGGATAGAAGATGGTGGTTTAGTCAACTTGACTAATTTGCAACGACTGAAGATAGTAGGATTGAAAGAGGCAAATTTAAACTCTGTGTTCTCCAACATTGAGGGATTGCACTGCCTTGAATCCTTGTCGCTGGAATTCAGAGAAAACGAATCACTTCCACCACCTTTAAGACTTTCTCATTTTGAGCATCTCCGCAAGCTCCATTTGGATGGGAAAATAGTGAAGCTACCTGCTAGGCGCGAATTTCCTCCGAACCTCATCAAGCTACGTTTGTTAAATTCCTATCTCGACCAAGACTCAATACGTAAACTTGAGAGGTTGCCAAACCTACAGATGCTTCTCTTGGGAGCCTATTCATTCGACTGCAAAAAACTGGTTTGCAGGCGACGGTTTCCTCAGTTGCGCATTCTACATATAGAAGATATGCGAAATTTGGAGTTGATAGTGAAAGCTTCGGCAATGAAGAAGATCACGGATCTGAAGGTAAGCCGCTGTTCAGGAGTGTCGATTAAATTTCATGGCGATAGATACTTCAGGAACGTAGAATTGTTGGACAATTCTTCGGTGGAACTTTCCTTGCGTAATTAATTATCGCTGAggatgtttgttttgttgttgcaCATCTGTTTTTCACTGTTGGacattggattggattgaagAGTTTGTGCTGAGAGCTTGTTTGCTGGTCCGTCctctttgttgttttgcaggttgtttctttggtttttCCTAATAGAAGTTGTTTGCGTGGGTTTAAATTCCCTATTGAAAATTCTGTTCGCAaacattttctataaaagttTGGTTACAGAATTGTTCAACCACTAGATACCATACCAGCAAAGATATATATTCCTTCCCAAAACTCGTAACGATCCATTTACACCAAAATTCTAATATATATCAACTTGTTAGATTGGACCGTTAGATTTGAATTATTTGATCCAATGGTCCAGAATAaattgagaaaagaaaaaaaaaacccaataaaaGCACCTAAAAAACCTGGGAAACCGGTCGTTGTGGGTTGCTTTTCACACGTGACTACCTCAGTCATTTTCTAATTACTCCATCTCCCTCCCCATCGCCCGACGCCCCTCCCAGGCACCCATGTCCGGCGAACATAGCCACAACAGCCTACCCTTATCTCCTCTAGCCCCTGAAATCTCTCAGCCCTCCTCCCCTGAAATCTCTCtttggaaaaagaagaagagggagaaagatgaagagagagaactggcaaaaaaaaaaaaaagtgaccaaattgACAAACATCAAACTCAGTAGCCATTATCTATTCAACAACCCGTTGGAAACTTCACAAGGGCTTGGCAATATGCTATCAAATTCGTTTGATGAGGGGAATCGCAATTTGCATGCAGATCTGAAatggttgagagagagagagagagcgacgAACGCAAACCCAAGAGACCAGAAACTTCTGTAAAAGAAAACGACATGttgttaatgtttttttttgtcttaaagaaactattttctaaacttaagagcatttccagcaaAGGGCCCAAGGGGAGGGTGGGGGGAAACCCAAAATGGTGTTTTTAGCAATAAAGATCTGCCAGGGCAAGGAGCGAGGCTTAGCAAATTGGGCTGGCCCGAGCTCCAGCCCGAGGGCAAGAACTGACGTCAGCGCTagagtttaaatttttttaacgttggccGCTACAGTCCCCCAACGGCACTCTTCCATGTGGCTAGCTTCTGGACTCTCCGATCCACTTTTTCCagcaatccaacggcagccatTTTTTCCCGAATAAAAAAATCGAAACTGCCTCCCCCAACGGCTCTCTTCCACGTGGCTCCTTCTAGGCTCTCCGATCCCCTTTTTCAAGCAATCCAACGGCAaccaatttttttccaaataaaaaaatgaaaaaaaatcgaattattttttaaaaaaatactcaaaaaatactgaaatttttttttctacaaataccaaccaatactcttcacttttaacaccaactcctcatacattttattctccttctactattattcactttctactcaatattttttcactttcaagttatttttttctctatcatattatggattcttctaatgaaaccggaggggcatggagcatgatggaagatgttagcttgtatgaggcttggctccaagttagtcattgtcccataacgggcaatgagattaaattctatcgtatgtggaaaaaaattcatcaggAATTTTGTGATAGGGTAATTGGTTTGACCCGTACGGATCAGGCATTATCTAGTATGTAGAAAATTCTTAACAAAGggttagggaaatggagagatgccttaacaaaagcgatggacaaccatAGGAGCGGGGTAgcaatgaggtaaattatttgtattttttgttttattaatttctatatcatattaaattttatttaaatgtttcttgcattttatatatgttgttaatatttcttgtatttccAATATTAATATGAATGCTTCTtgcaatatttatattttgttttgcattttctAATAAATTGTTAAAGTTTCTTgcgttttcattattttttttaatacttgttgcattgccaatattttttaaagtttcttgcattttcatttttttttaatagattatgcaagcacaaatgttTTTTGGTGCAACtggcaaggcaaaaaaagtttcaaccataccctatgttgggaggtggtgaagaattgtaagagattccaaattattccaacgggtccgacggtagtcttgaacgagacgccactccatGAGACaccggcatcggattcacctatggattccccgatgagtcaagactcgCCTATTGAAAAGGAGCCTAGGCCTATTGGGAGtaaggcggcgaaggcgaagagagggagtaattctaccaagaatgcatctaaatttttggaggaactttcaaagatgcaagccatgagaattgaaatggacatgaaacaacaagagcacgatagGGCAATTGAtgtagaatatgcaaaagaaagggaagggaGTCTGTACTCCaagaaaagattgaaaaaaaggatcgggaaaccatggccatggatacaagccatatgtcccctgaaacaaaacaattttggaagctagaacgaagggatgttatgagacgaagactttttcgtgacgatggacctagcaacacggattggttaaatgatcaaaaccattaagttagtttgcttgcctttcatttcattgtaccattaagttagtttgcttgcctttcatttcattgtattttttgttttgtttaaaaaattagtggtaattcatgtattttattttatgagttgtattgattttcttttagtgaataaagaaaatattcaacaaaattcctttttattcaaaacattccatacataaaaagcaaaccacaaccaaatcataaaaaataaacaaaccacaactaaagcataaaaaaacaataaagcataactaaaaatacaacataaacataatacattaaaaaaacatcttcacttcacttcattcattttcattgcctttcaccgcccacaaatgctccatcaagtcaacttgacggtgttcatgaatatacgacgattgcatctccgtgtagcgcTCAATCATACGAGGCAAgaaactaccgtctctaaccaacggatcatgctgcactggttctccatttggccccatgggtttttcataaattcgtgttaagggcgtgttcatgggatctggttcatacacttcatcagcatcgtaatcatactcatcttccacaatcatgttgtggaggatgatacaagtcatcattatactcctaagcacaccctcgtcaaatagacgtgccgcATCCCTGATAATAGCCTACTGGGCTTGAAGaataccaaagcacctctccacatcttttctgcacccctcttgataggcagcaaaaaaatttccttatGGGATCGGGAATGTGGAATtgatttcacaaatgttgtccacctcgggtagatatcatcagctagataatacccgttCTGATAGACGGTATTATTGATTTGATATATGATATTTGGGCTTTTACCTCTCagaacatcattgaacaccggggattgacccaggACGTTCAAATCATTTTGAGAGCcggcaactccaaagaaggtgtgccaaacccatgtattaaaaccagcaactgctttGAGGATGATGCTTTTCTGCCCTTTCCGATTGCCATAatccccttgccaagcagttggacaatttttccattGCTAATGtatgcagtcaatgctaccaattATTTCAGAAAATCCacgagactcagcttttttTAGAAGCCGTTGCAGGTCCCTGAGCGTAGGTCTGCGCAGGTAGTCCCTGGTGCACAGCGTTTCCACtacatcacaaaatcgcaccaagaTCTCCAAAATAGTGAATATCCCCATCCGGACAATCTCATCCACCggatcagcagatgacccacacgccaacattcgtatcacagctATGAACTTTTTGCTAgggaagaagccccaaatttccagcacaaatttttttttgaacaaagtattcatcataattacaaatatcatgcatgactttattgaacaaatgaggttgcattctatatctcgctcgaaaatgaacatcagagtacagagaaTGTGGGATAAAAAATCTTCCagaagattcttaccccgagaatgtctatgtctgtccacattcagGGCACGGCCTTCTCGTGACCACGGCGgctctggttttcttcctccagcaaagcaaagaccatgccaagttgctcatctagttctctctacgcccttttgcttgcagctcgtcaacgcattctttctctcctttttggctcttgcctctccaaaaccttttgcatgtctgccattgaaaatggagaatgaaatctaaaatctgagaaatgaaaatgtagagaagatctgatgtgggaggtatgagctaAGCctttggttttatagaaaaatttagaCATATAGATATGATACGTGGCGtaatcttagagggtgaaaatcttatctgaaatttgaaattcaaatgaaatttaaaatttatctgaaatttgaatttggaaatgtatatgaaatttgacattttgaatttatctgaaatttgaattttgaaatgtatatgaaatttgaaatttatcttaaatttatctgaaatttgaaatcgaaaatcttatccgatatgaatagtattgacacgtaggaacccaaaaatattatccaaattaattgtttaagttgtgaaaaaaatttaaaaaatgaatagtatttgtcATGGCAAGTCTAAACTGCTGAAAACACACTTTGCTAGGGGGGGGAGGCTGCCCTAGGACTccgcttgccatggcaagaggCTAACTGGTGAAAATTATCTAAAAAGATCCAAATATACCGCTAAAAgtagtttatttttatttttatttttatttttatttttagaatacttgctttattaaaaataataaagcatCTTGTTCCCTCCAATTTTTCCCCCCTGCACTCTTTTTCT
Proteins encoded:
- the LOC117637543 gene encoding putative disease resistance protein At1g50180, coding for MAEFVVSTVVEKLTDWITEEALLLEGVGDKVEQLRDKLQWMQSFLKDADAEQGKNERFRNWVSQIREVALDAEDVIETYIAEAASHSTWNIAAKLINLYWAGKKIGKIQSRVQNISSQKEHFGITGTAREVHEGTSASPNESLRWWRQTSPNIEEDDLVGLIEDTEALLRQLSTMEPRRRVVSIVGMGGLGKTTLAKKLYNHSDLKKQFDCRAFVYVSQDYRRRDTLQGIIVEVNPDCNIQDLKKLQEEELVLKLHQFLQEKRYLLVLDDIWETKVWDSLQSAFPNGKMGSKVMLTTRNKEVALYADAMSEPIEPQFLTQDESLELFRKKAFPGMNEMPSDLEKLGREMMAKCGGLPLAVVVLGGLLSTKRKTAEEWTRVLQNINWRLIGQDRVSAVLALSYNDLPFHLKSCFLYLGLFPEDSSISKRKLIHLWVAEGFLPQQGEEVAEGVAENCLNELIDRCMVQVGTSLGRVKTIRMHDLLRDFSVSKGKEECFLEIYGRHKFEQRTKSRRLAIHVEDKRYVFLKRYAPYLRSLQFFKIGHAEIGFIYKDFKLLRVLDGVPAQSRALGAVGNLVQLRYLGLVNKSDFKHARSLKSWARFAFELPRSIGKLKNLLILKLENCIPDVIWKMKNLRHLFLSGTNPTNLRLDTLSNLRTLKNLGSGRWIEDGGLVNLTNLQRLKIVGLKEANLNSVFSNIEGLHCLESLSLEFRENESLPPPLRLSHFEHLRKLHLDGKIVKLPARREFPPNLIKLRLLNSYLDQDSIRKLERLPNLQMLLLGAYSFDCKKLVCRRRFPQLRILHIEDMRNLELIVKASAMKKITDLKVSRCSGVSIKFHGDRYFRNVELLDNSSVELSLRN